In Rattus norvegicus strain BN/NHsdMcwi chromosome 1, GRCr8, whole genome shotgun sequence, a genomic segment contains:
- the Taar6 gene encoding trace amine-associated receptor 6: protein MGSNSSPPAVLQLCYENVNGSCVKTPYSPGPRVLLYAVFGFGAVLAVFGNLLVMISILHFKQLHSPTNFLIASLACADFWVGVSVMPFSMVRSIESCWYFGRSFCTFHTCCDVAFCYSSLFHLSFISIDRYIAVTDPLVYPTKFTVSVSGICISISWILPLAYSGAVFYTGVYADGLEEVSDAVNCVGGCQVVVNQNWVLIDFLSFLIPTLVMIILYGNIFLVARQQAKKIETVGNKAESSSESYKARVARRERKAAKTLGITVVAFMISWLPYSIDSLVDAFMGFITPAYIYEICVWCAYYNSAMNPLIYALFYPWFKKAIKVIMSGQVFKNSSATMNLFSEQI from the coding sequence ATGGGTAGTAACTCGTCTCCTCCCGCAGTCCTGCAGCTCTGCTATGAGAACGTGAATGGGTCTTGTGTGAAAACCCCCTACTCTCCTGGGCCCCGCGTCCTCCTGTATGCAGTCTTTGGCTTTGGGGCTGTGCTGGCAGTGTTTGGAAACCTCTTGGTGATGATATCCATCCTCCATTTCAAACAGCTACACTCTCCCACCAACTTCCTCATTGCGTCCTTGGCCTGTGCTGACTTCTGGGTGGGCGTCTCCGTGATGCCGTTCAGCATGGTCAGGTCCATCGAGAGCTGCTGGTACTTTGGAAGAAGCTTCTGCACTTTCCACACCTGCTGTGACGTGGCTTTTTGCTATTCTTCTCTCTTCCACCTGAGCTTCATCTCCATTGACAGATACATCGCTGTCACGGACCCTCTGGTCTATCCCACCAAGTTCACGGTGTCTGTGTCAGGAATTTGCATCAGCATCTCCTGGATTCTTCCGCTGGCGTACAGCGGGGCTGTGTTCTACACAGGGGTTTATGCTGATGGCCTGGAGGAAGTATCCGATGCCGTCAACTGCGTAGGGGGGTGTCAGGTAGTTGTGAATCAGAACTGGGTGCTGAtagattttctttccttcttaataCCGACTCTTGTTATGATAATTCTGTACGGTAATATTTTTCTGGTAGCTAGACAACAGGCTAAAAAGATAGAAACTGTTGGTAACAAGGCAGAATCATCCTCTGAGAGTTACAAAGCCAGAGTGgcgagaagagagagaaaagcagccAAAACCCTGGGAATCACTGTGGTAGCATTCATGATCTCATGGTTACCCTACAGCATTGATTCATTAGTCGATGCTTTTATGGGCTTCATCACCCCTGCTTACATTTATGAAATTTGTGTTTGGTGTGCTTATTACAACTCAGCCATGAACCCTTTGATCTACGCTCTATTTTATCCATGGTTTAAGAAAGCGATTAAGGTTATTATGAGTGGCCAGGTGTTCAAGAACAGCTCAGCCACTATGAACTTGTTCTCTGAGCAAATATAA
- the Taar7a gene encoding trace amine-associated receptor 7a: MDKLVDNFLSGQSRTMSEDLLSASSPQLCYENLNGSCIRSPYSPGPRLILYAVFGFGAVLAVCGNLLVMTSILHFRQLHSPANFLVASLACADFLVGLTVMPFSTVRSVEGCWYFGDTYCKFHSCFEGSFCYSSIFHLCFISVDRYIAVSDPLIYPTRFTASVSGKCITFSWLLSIIYSFSLLYTGANEAGLEDLVSALTCVGGCQIAVNQSWVFINFLLFLVPTLVMMTVYSKIFLIAKQQAQNIEKMSKQTTRASESYKDRVAKRERKAAKTLGIAVAAFLLSWLPYFIDSIIDAFLGFITPTYVYEILVWIAYYNSAMNPLIYAFFYPWFRKAIKLIVTGKILRQNSSVTNLFPE, encoded by the coding sequence ATGGACAAGTTGGTTGACAATTTCCTCAGTGGTCAATCTAGAACCATGAGTGAAGATCTCCTCTCAGCTTCCTCTCCCCAGCTGTGCTATGAGAACCTGAATGGATCCTGCATCAGGAGCCCATACTCCCCAGGCCCTCGCCTCATCCTCTATGCAGTCTTTGGCTTTGGGGCTGTGCTGGCTGTGTGTGGAAACCTCCTGGTGATGACATCAATTCTTCATTTCAGGCAGCTGCACTCTCCTGCCAACTTTCTGGTGGCCTCCCTGGCCTGTGCTGACTTCTTGGTGGGTCTGACTGTGATGCCCTTTAGCACGGTGAGGTCTGTGGAGGGCTGCTGGTACTTTGGGGACACTTATTGTAAATTCCATTCTTGTTTTGAAGGGTCATTCTGCTATTCTTCTATATTCCACTTGTGTTTCATCTCTGTTGATAGATACATTGCAGTCAGTGACCCCCTGATCTACCCCACCAGGTTCACTGCATCTGTTTCTGGCAAGTGCATCACCTTCTCCTGGCTCCTGTCCATCATCTACAGCTTTTCTCTCCTTTACACAGGGGCCAATGAAGCTGGGCTGGAGGATCTAGTGAGTGCTCTCACCTGTGTGGGTGGATGTCAAATCGCAGTGAATCAAAGCTGGGTCTTCATCAATTTCCTATTGTTTCTTGTCCCCACGCTTGTGATGATGACTGTCTACTCTAAGATCTTCCTCATTGCAAAGCAGCAGGCTCAGAACATCGAGAAAATGAGCAAACAGACCACCAGGGCCTCTGAAAGCTACAAGGACAGGGTGgccaagagggagaggaaagcagCCAAAACCCTGGGCATCGCAGTGGCTGCCTTCCTCCTTTCATGGCTGCCATATTTCATTGACTCAATCATTGATGCCTTCCTGGGGTTCATCACGCCCACGTATGTGTATGAAATCCTAGTTTGGATAGCTTACTATAACTCAGCCATGAACCCTTTGatttatgctttcttttatccctGGTTTCGAAAAGCCATCAAACTCATTGTCACTGGCAAAATCTTGAGACAGAATTCCTCAGTCACCAACCTGTTTCCTGAATAG